In the Pontibacillus sp. HMF3514 genome, ATGACTGCCTATCGTAGATTAGAACAAATAAAAAAAGCCCGAGCAAAGTATTCATTCACTCAAGCTACTAGCTTCATTCAATTGGGACATCATTCTTTTGCTTTTTGTTACGGCCAAATAGTATGTAAAGTCCAATAACAATAAAGATGATCGGCCAAAATTTAAAAATAGCTGCAAACAGCATTTGAGCTAAAAAGAGCCCTGCGATTACAGTTAAAATCCCTATAGGAATAAGTAGTCCTTTTTCACGACCACTGAATAGCCATAATTCAAAAAGCCCAACTGCTGGAGCCAATATGTAAATCGGCCACGTATATTCAGCATATTGAAAATCTGTCATGACTTCAAAATAGAATAACAGACTTAATGTCATCAGGATCCCACCAGGAACAAGCAATCCAGCCATGTTTTTTCTCATACCTGATAAAAAGAATCCAGCATGAAAGCCTAAGGCCGGAATGAAAATAAAGATAGGCCACGAGAACATTCCAACTTGTAAGTCTATGATATTTAGGTTTTCTAAGAAGATGACGGTACCAATGATAATTAAGGACAGTCCTGAAATAATATTGCCTAGTTTTTGTTTAGTCATACATTCACCCCTTAGTTTGTTGAATTGTCACAAAGAGTTCATTTTGAGTCTCTTCGCTGGAAAATCGATTTCCCTTATAATAAGGAGATAGAACTTTTAGTAAAGGTGTTGAACCATGCGAGCGTATTTAGGCGTTTTCTTGATTTTTATCGTGTATGTGATTTCTGGCTTTCTTTTAGGAGCCTCTCCTTTCCAAACCTATTTCCCATTTCTATCCGTTATTCTTGGGGGCATCGCACTGGGCTTAGCTTTCATAAGTGGTCGAAAGATACAAGAGTCGAGAACAACAATGTTTTGGGTCTTTTGGATTTTTTTAACGACTATTCTAGGTATTCTCTTTATTCTATTCATGAAGACTAGCTCAAAATCCTTCTTATTTCCATGGCAGTTAGGAATCTGGGGAATATATGTTCCAGCTATCATCATGATCGTACAAGTTATCTATATGATTGTGTTAAGAGTGCTAGCACCTTTTAAAACTACGAACCAGAGCTCAACCTCTAAGCTATTGTCTTGACTTCCAGTGGACAGGCTATCTACAATGAGGTAGTTACGATAATCGGAAATACTACTTACATAAAGGGTGATCATATGGCAAACACAAAGCAAAAAGGAAGCATTAATTGGATTTTTTGGATGATTGGTATTATCGCAATAGGGGTTATTATCATCGTGGTTCTAGATCAGAATATGTCCTCTTCCGATAAAGAGGTAGCTATAGATTACGAAAATCAACCCTACATTGGGGATGAAGATGCTCCCGTTAAAATGGTAGAGTTCGGTGACTACCGATGCCCACACTGTAAAAACTTTCAGCAAAGTGCTTTTCCTGAAATTAAAAAGCAATTAGTTGATTCAGGTGATGTTAAGTTTTATTTTGTAAACTATGCATTTCTGAACAAAGATTCAGATAGAGGAGCAAAATTCGCAGAAACCGTATTTCAAAAGCTAGGAAATGATGTATTCTGGGATTTTCACGACCATTTATTTGAAAGCATGCCTGATGATATGAAGAAGTCTAATGTGTACACGACTAAGTTTCTTAAAACGACTCTTCAAGATGTAGTCGACGATCAAGAAAAAGTGCAAACCGTTGTCGATGCTTATGAAAATGGAGCAGGAGAAGATGCATTAGAAAAAGACATGGAAATCGCACGTAACCTTGGTGTAACAGGAACTCCAACCGTTGCGGTAGATGGAGAAGTCATCAAACTTGAAAGCTTTCAAGACTTAAAAGATGCAGTGGAAGAAGCGAAAAACAATTAAACATCATACCGAAAATACTCAAGGCTTTTGCTTTGAGTATTTTTTTATATTTCTTATGTAAAATTCATATAAAAAATACATTATAAGGTATTCTGATGTATAGTAATGTGTTAAGAAATGAAACGATTTAAAGTTAAAATCTTATCTAAATAAGAGTAGTTAATTGATTTATTAGAAGAAGGGAGAAGGATTAATGGTTACCTATGTAGTGGGAGGACTGGCAATTGGTCTATTAGCATTGTTACTCAGTATGTACATCCAAGATAAAAAGATCATTATTTCCATTCTGACCGGTATCGTTATAGCAGCATTTTTAATCGTACTATATGATTCATATCAAAAGACGTACCCCTCTTTTTCAAAGCTATCTTCCCTTCAATTTAATGAAGATACAGAATTTGAAGTAGCGAATCTTTCCGTTTACGAAGTATCTGAAGGGGAACCCCCAAATCGTGAGTCAATGCTAAAGATAAAAGAGAAAGCAATTATCAATCGAATCTTGAGTGATTTTGCAAATATGGAATTAAAAAAAGATGAAGAGGCTGATCGTCATTTTAGGGAGTATCATCTCTCGATTACTGTTTCCAAAAAGGTGAAGAAGGACCATTATACATCAGAAACATTCACTTATGATTTCGATCAAGACTATATCTTCAATTATGAAATCCTAAATGAAGCAAATCATATACAAACCATAAAATCCCTTATGGAAAATGAAGATTTAGATTGGACATACTATGATCATGAGTAGAAATTTAAGAGCTAGGAGCTTTCTCCTGGCTCTTATCTATGAAATGAAGTAACTGCTTGTTTTTAATCCAGTAATCAATCAATGATAGCACGATTATTTCGTGTACCTATGTGCATATGAGGATGCAGCGTAAGAATCAGGTTTAATTTTCACTTCAACTCCCATAGCATCTATTCGATTGGTCATGTCCTGAATTAAGTGTTTGGTAAGGCCTTGCTTCCCGATATCTAGGTGAATTTCAAACTGAAGGTTTCCGCCTTCATCTTCATAAGGAAGAATGATCTCAGCTAGCTGTTCAAGGTATAGAGAAATAAATGGGAAAGCAACTTCTTGACTAAGCATCGTTTCAGTAGAAATCTTTTCTTTTAAACTTGTAACTTGGCGTTCTATCGTGTGGTTGCGAATACATCCCCAGGCTCCTTTTCCGACTCGGTGGATGTGTATAGCAGTAATGAAGCGGGTGTAGCGTTGGTGGACGTGTGAATCCGTCCCAATCGAAAGGCGGTACGTAGCAGTGGGGTCTTTCTCAATAAAAGCTTTCATGTGCTCGACAACATCTTCAATCCCCATATGTTGTCTGGATTGATTATAAAACGAGGCATCAATCATCTCATCCGACCTCCATCTTTTTGGTGAGGGTAATGGTTCTACTTCCATTATATTAGACGAACCCCATTTCATGTGTGGGCGAAAATTATTCTCGAAATCTAGGTATTCGTCTAGTCGCTATATAGGGCAAACGCATAGGATAGAAAAAAAGAGGAAGGAGCGTGCCTAAATATGGCTTCAGAAAATGAAAAGCTTAATAAAAATTTAGAAGGTCCAAGACAGTTATTTAATGATCTTTTTCAATTGAATCCTAACAAATCATTGCTAGATACAATGGATCAATTTTTCAATAATGCATTTCAAGGGGGATTCCCTGTTGAAGAGGTGGATTCCAAGTCTCATTACTCCGTGAAAGCGAATTTACCTGGGGTTTCAAAAGAGGATATCGATGTTGAACTGATGGAGAACAGACTACACATTATGGTAGACCGTGGTGACATCGAACAAAATTTTGATGAAGGTGTTTTTGGTAAAAGGCAAACATATATGGAAAGAGTCATCACACTCCCATCAAATTTAATATTTAGAAACATGAAAGCTACTCATCAAGATGGCGTGTTAAATATCTCATTCCCGAAAAAACGAGGGAAAAGAATCGATATTGAGTAAAACTCCATGAGCAAAAATTCTTTGTGAGACGGTACCGACACGACACAAACATTACCTAAAAGGCCTTTTTATGAAAAGCATTCAATATGGGATTTCCATAATTGAGTGCTTTTTTATCTTTACCAGTGAGTTATATTAAGCATTTTTTACTATCTACATGTAAAATCACTCAATAAAAGGGATTAAAACCATAGATAAAACGTATAGTAATATACAGCACATCAATTATTTGAATTTTTAGAAAAAACAAAAATCTTGTGTTAGAATGAATTCATATAAGGTATAGAGAGGGGGTTCATTGGACGCTTGATAGACCAATTTAAATAATGTACTGTGTCATGCTACATAAATGTACATTTATATTGCGCTATTCGATCCTGTAATGTACACGTTATTATTTCTTGCACTTCAAATTAGTTTTTTCTCCATTCTTATGTAAGCTCGATGTCCATCACAAGATTCACGTTGTGAATGAACCAGTAGAATCCAAATTATAATCAAACAATAAGAGATTAAGTGATTAGCTTTTTATACCCCCTGTTCCACTTTGGTTTTTGTGTTGATTGAAAAGCTTTAGGATTTTGTTTACATTCATTTTGGAGGTGGATTGATGAATTTATCGACAAGAAGTGAAGAGATTTTGGAGAACACACGTGTGAACCAACGAAATATGCTAGCTTATGGGCAGTTAACAGCTAAACATGTTCATGAGGTTGATTTGTTACAGGAAGCTGGTATTCAGGCTACCATGAGTCCTTTGAAACTTCCTTTAATGAACGATATTACAGCAGTCAATATAAATGAAGAATTAATGGAAGAAACCATTTTGCGTTTTACAGATATATACTTAGCTAGAAACATTCGTCCTACATGGCGTGTTTGGGATATGGATGCTTCTGATCATGTGAAGGACTATTTAGAAGCATTAAATTATAAAAAATCAGGTTACCAAACCGCTATGAGTATGGATTTAGGGAACTGGTTGGTCGTAAGTACTGAGCCGGCAGAACTTGATATTCGTAAAGTAGATGATGAGACAATTTGCTTACACTATGCAAGCGTGCTAGCACAGTCTCTCAATATTCCAGATCATGAGATGGCTGGCTTTCAAGAGTTTGTAGCTCATGTTGCTTGTGATGAAACTTCACCCATTCATCATTATGTAGCCTATGAAAAATGTGAACCAGTAAGCATCTTATCTTTATTTTACAGTGAAGAAAGTGTTGGGATCTATAACATAGAAACCGTTCAAAAGGGAGGGAATTCTAGATCGCATCTTATTATACATGCTTTAAAAGATGCTCAGCAGAATGGTGCTAAAAAAGCGATTCTTCAAACGGCAGATAAATCTGTACAAATCTACGAGAGACTAGGATTTCATAATGATGGAAACATCCTCGAATATCGAATGACTTGATGAAGAGGATTAGAAAAACGCATGAGCTACAAGAGTGGCTCATGCGTTTTTTATATCCATTCTCATATAATGAAGGGTATGAATAAACTATTCAGCTTTTTTATCGTCATGATCTGTTTCATTGTAATCCACTGGTGACTCTTGTGGTAATGGATCTACTTTGTGTTCGTAGGCATAACCTTTATTAATTGTTGCGATTGTTAATCCTAAAACAGCAACCATAATAATGAGGCAAACCATTAATATCGTGAACATAAGCTCAGTCCCCTTTTACACATAATCAGGCTTGAGAGTATTGTTAAAAGTTAAATGTAAGTTCTTTCTTGAACACTCATTATTTTAACACAGAAAATTGAAGGTGCGGAATAAAATATTAAGCACTAGATCCTTCGATATTGAAAAAATCACAAAAAAGCAGCAGAATATAAGGAGGAAAGGGTGAGCTTAATGAGAATCGAATTGTTAAAATGTCATGGATCAAATAATGACTTTGTATTAATAGATGATCTGCAACATACATATCAGTTCTCTGAAGAGGAACGTGTATCGATCGCTAAGAATCTTTGTGATCGTGAAGGCCTTATTGGAGGAGATGGCATTTTGTTTGTTGAACAAAGTGCAGTGGCTGATGCCAGAATGCGTATGTTTAACCCAGATGGATCTGAAGCAGAGATGTGTGGGAATGGTCTGCGTTGTGTAGCCCGTTATGCAAGTGAGAAGTTTAATAAGACACAACTTGTTATTGAAACGAAAGAGGCAAATCTTACAGTTGAGCAAAAAGGCGATATTTTCGAAAATATCCCATCTTTTGAAGTGGCCATTGAACCCGTTTCATTAAAACCAGCTTCTCTTCCACTTAAAACAGATGAGAAGGAGCATATTGATCAAAAAATACCTGCATTATCAGAGGACTTAAGGTTCAGTGTAGTAAGTGTGCCGAATCCTCACTTAATCGCGATGGTTGATCAAGTAGATGATGAACAATTATCGACCATTGGAAAAGAAGCAAATAGAAACAAAACACTACTTCCAAATGGTGTGAATGTTAGTTTTGTGCAAAACTTAGGCGATCAAAAGGTGTTTGTACGTACGTATGAGCGCGGCGTTGGCTTAACAAACGCCTGTGGTACAGCTATGTCAGCTTCATCACTGAATACCGTTTTACTAAACTACAATCAACCAGACGAAGAGATTTTTGTCTTTAATCGCGGTGGTTTTGTTATTTGTGTTGTACATGTTGAAGATGGTGAATATCGTATTAAATTACGTGGAAACGCAACATATGAGTACAAAACAACAATAAGTCTTACAGGTAACATAGTAGAGGAATTAACAGAGCGCGAAACCTTTGAGACAGAAGCAAAAGCTTATGAAGCCCTTCAAGAATATGCTTCAAAAGAAATAGAGCTTCATCAGTAAAAATGTGATGAGTAAAACCTCCTGTTGGTACACATACTAATTTCAAAAGGAGGGATTCATCATGGCAGAACAAGTTGTTGCCGTCCGCAAAAATGGTGACGGGGATATTGTTGAATTAAAACTTTCTTCTGGCCAGGTGGTTGATTATAAACAAGCTCAACAAATGGCGAAGAACAAAGAGATTGAGCACGTAAATGTTTTTATTGGTAAAGACCATGAGGAGCACCTGCGTAGCGATGCTGATGGGGATCCGACGAACAATCTTGACCAGTTACCTACATTTTAAACATGAAAGGTAACTTTACAGGAATAGGGAAAGTAGAGGACTATATCATAGATAATGATGTAGTCCTCTTTTTTGTTTTCCGTTTACACAATAATCATTTCACTTTGCGGAAAAATATTATAAGCTAGATATACAAATCATTTTAATCGTAACAACAGAAAGGGAGAGGACTTTTGAAAACGGTATTACTTCCTCATTTTTTAATTACTATAATTATGTCAGTAGCTTTAGCAGTTGTCCTTATTAATGTGGAATTACAATTGTGGATGGCGATTGTTCTAACAGCTACTCTTGTGTTGAATGTTGTCTTATTTTTCACTTTACTCATATTGAAAAAAAGAGTCGACCAACAATCTGAATAACTAAAAGATAAAGACAAAATGAACGATTGTTTATTTTGTCTTTTTTAAAAGAATTTTCCTAAAACCCACATTATATATACATTTATTATATTAAAATATTGTAAGTGTTTAAAAAATAAGGTGCAGTATAGAAAGAATTTATCTTATAATAATAATTGGTTGGCAAAGGGGGAGTCAGAATTGGAGGTTCATATAGATAAAAAGCATTTGAACGTAAATGTAAAACGTATTGGAAAGGGTGAAGCTATTATCTTTCTGCAGGGAGTTAGAGGGAGTGAGCTTCGTAAATTCCTTCCTTACGATGAAGCACTTTCTCAAGATTTTGAGTTAATATTCTATGAGCATACAGAACACTTAACCTCACAGAATATAACTGCTAAAGAACCTTCCTTAAAAGATGAGGTGGAAATATTAAATGAACTCTGCATTAAACTTGGTTTAGAAAGAGTTCATCTATTTGGAGAGTCATGGGGAACCATTTTAGCGCTCCTATATGCAATTTACTACCCTCAGCAAGTACATAAGATATTTTTAACAGGTGCCATTGGAGCATCGCATGAAAGTTTTGCTTTATTTGAGTCAGAAATGCAAGAACGGGCGAACCATGATGATATACAAAAGTTTTTGGAATTAGCAGAGCATCTATCCCAGGGAGAGGATACAGTCGATAGCATCTTTCACATGTTAGATCCTTATTACGTTTACTCATCTCAGGTAACAGAACATACAAGCCTGCCAATGAATGAAATCGTCAATAATGAAGTAGGCGCAAGTCTCCGAGAAAAATTCGATATCCGGGATGAACTGAATCAATTAGATGAGATCCCAGTTTTTGTTGCACAGGGTACACACGACATTATTTCGCCGGAGGGAATTCAGTCACATTTACTTGATTATTTGCCTCAAGCAACACTTGTTGAAATCGAAGAAGCTGGCCATTGGACCATTGTGGATCAGCCTAAAAAAATACTCGGCCTCGCAAAGACATTTTTCTCAGAAAATCAAGCTCATTAACCCCTCATTCTTTAAAAAATTGTCTACGTAAAGTAACTTCTTAACTAACCTTTGTTTTATTGGTTAGTTTTTTTGTGTTTATTAAAACTTTTTCGCATTAACGATCGTATAAAACAAGTAATCAAACTTATAAGAGGTGTGTCCATGACAAAGTTTAAAACCTTCCTGGCTTTATACATGTGTATGATTTTTCTTATTGGCTGCAATTCATCTAATGATCATTCAGAAGATTCCTCACCATCTGAGGAAATCAATAAAAAAGAGATAAGCGGAACATGGAGTGGTGCCATTGAAGTGCCGAATCAGACGTTGAACATTCTGGTGGCTTTTCAGAAAGACGATAGTTGGGAAGTAACATTGAGTATCCCTGTTCAAAATGTTCAAAACTACCCTTTTTCCACTGTAAATATCAATGATTCAAAGGTTTATCTCTCTACAACTATTGGCGGACAAGAGATAAGTTTTAATGGTGAAAGGAAAAAGGAGAAGATTGAAGGCACATTCACACAAGCTGGCCAATCTTTTTCTTTCTATTTAACAAAAGGGGGCCAGTCTAATGAAGAAAAAGAAAAAGGCGATTTTCTAACTCTCGAGACTTCTGCTGGTAAGCTTTATGGTGAATTAGAACTTCCAAATGAAAAAGGACAGCATCCAGTTGTTTTAATTATACCTGGATCTGGTCCAACTGATCGTAATGGAAATTCAGCTGGTGCTCCAGGGGAAAATAATTCTCTAAAGATGCTTGCGGAGGAGTTAGCTAAACAAGGAATGGCAAGTGTCCGGTATGATAAAAGAGGTGTAGGAAAAAACACGGAAGCTATAATTTCTGAATCTAAATTGAGGTTTGATCGTTTTGTTATGGATGCTGAAAAGTGGATAGAGAAGTTGAAAACAGATGAACGATTTTCTAATGTTGGTGTGATCGGCCACAGTCAAGGTTCATTAGTTGGTATGATGGCAGCTCAAAATCAAAAGATAGATGCTTTTGTTTCTCTTGCTGGAGCTGGGAACTCAATTGATAAAGTACTTAAAGAACAGTTATCTTCCTTACCAGATAGCTTGAAAAAGGAAGCCCAATCCATTCTAAATCAACTAAAACAAGGTGAAACTGTTAAAGAGGTACCATCTCAACTTCAGAGTTTATTTAGGGAAAGCGTTCAACCTTTTCTGGTCTCATGGATAAAACATGATCCAACTGAAGAAATAAAACAGCTAAATGCACCAACATTAATCGTAAATGGAAAAAACGATATCCAAGTCTCTGTAAAAGAGGCAGAGATGCTTCATAATGCTAAAACAGAGAGCCAACTTTTAATCATTGATGGGATGAATCATGTATTAAAAGATGCGCCTGAAAATCGAGAAGAGAATGCGAAAACATATACCAATCCAGATCTGCCTCTAGCAGATAGTTTGGTTGATGGGATCATGAGCTTTTTTAAAAAGGTTGGTTTTGTTGAAAGTCGGTAATAGACAGATCCCCTGTTCACCTAAAGTTATTAGGAGAATAGGAGATCTGTTTTTTTACATTCCGCCAAAACTTCTTTCTAATTTTATTAAACAATTCAAAGATAAAAGATTGATGAAACCGATCCCAGGGAATAGTAATTGAGGATAAGTAAAATTTGCTGTTAGCTTAAGGGAGGCAGATCAATGGCACTAAATGTTACACAGAAATTGATTCAAGATCATCTTTTATCAGGAGAATTAACACCTGGTGAAGAGATTGGGTTAAAAATTGATCAGACGTTAACCCAAGACGCAACAGGTACTATGGTAATGTTGGAGTTAGAAGCGATGGGACTCGATTATGCCAAAACAGAAGCTTCAGCTCAGTACGTTGACCACAACCTCATTCAGGAAGATAGTAAAAACCCAGACGACCATCTATTTTTGGAAAGCGCTGCACAGCGGTTTGGCTTGTACTTCAGCCGTCCAGGTAATGGGGTAAGTCACCCTGTCCATATGCAACGCTTAGCGAAACCTGGCCAAACCTTGCTTGGTTCTGACAGTCACACGTGTGCAAATGGCTGTATGGGGATGCTTGCAATGGGAGCAGGTGGTATTGACGTTGCAATGGCAATCGCAGGAGAGCCTTTTTATGTCAAAATGCCTGAAGTATGGGGCATCTATGTGAAAGGTGAGCTTCCAGATTGGGTAAGTGCAAAAGACGTTATTTTAGAATTACTACGCCGTCACGATGTAAAAGGAGGCGTTGGCAAAGTACTTGAATATTACGGACCTGGCTTGAAGAACTTATCAGCTATGGACCGTCACGTTATTGCCAACATGGGCGCAGAGCTTGGTGCAACAGGTACCGTTTTCCCATCTGATGAAGAAGTGAAGCGCTACTTAAAGAGTCAAGGCCGTGAAGAAGATTGGAAAGAAATCGTAGCTGATGATGGAGCGAAATATGACCTTCATGAAGAAATCGACCTTTCAGAATTAGAACCTATGATCGCAAAACCATCAAGTCCGGGTAATGTGGTTCCTGTTCGAGAAGTAGCAGGAGAGCCGATTTATCAGTCTTATATCGGATCTTCAGCAAACCCAGGATACCGCGACTTTGCTGTAGCTGCTGAAATTGTAAAAGGAAAGCAAGTTGCACATGGTGTGTCTTTTGACATTAACCCAACTTCTCGTCAAATGCTTACGGACTTAGTGAAAAACAATCATATGGCGAGCCTTTTACCAGCTGGCGCACGCTTGCACCAAGCAGGTTGTAACGGCTGTATTGGAATGGGGCAAGCACCTGCAACTGGCCGAAACAGTTTACGTACTACACCACGTAACTTCCCTGGTCGTTCAGGAACAAAAGAGGACAGTGTATTCTTATGTGGACCAGAAACAGCTGCTGCATCAGCTTTAACAGGGAAAATTACGGACCCGCGTGATTTAGAGATGGAATTTCCGGATATCTCAGCACCTGATAATCCAACGATTGATATGACGTTATTGGATAAACCGAAGCTACCAGAAGAAGCAAAAGAGATAGAGCTTCAAAAAGGACCAAATATTGCGTCCATTCCTGAAATGGATGAATTACCTGATGAAATGGAACTACCAATTCTGCTGAAAATGGGAGATAACATTTCAACTGATGAAATCCTAGCAGGTGGCGCTCGTGTGTTACCTTACCGAAGCAACTTACCAGAGATCAGTAAGTTCACATTCGAAATTGTTGATGACACGTACTATGATCGTGCGATGGAAATCAAAGATCAAGGCGGTCATGCAGTCGTGGGTGGCTATAACTACGGACAAGGTTCAAGTCGTGAACACGCTGCATTAGCTCCTCGATACCTTGGCTTACGTGTTGCGATCGTCCAAGACTTTGCTCGTATTCACTGGCAAAACCTAGTGAACTTTGGCGTACTTCCACTGACATTCAGCACAAGTGAAGAAGCCGAAAAACTAGAACAAGGTGATGTTCTGCAATTTAGTGGTTTACGTGAAGCAATCCAAAATGGCCAAGAAATTAAAGCGAAAGTTAAAGATAAAAATGAAGAAATTAACCTGCGTCATACATTATCTGTTCGCCAAGTGGACATGATGCTAAAAGGAGGACTCATTAACTGGGTCCGCGACCGAGAAAAATAAAAGAGGAGTGAATCCCTTGGCAAAAGACATGCGATGCCGTGCATGTGACGGCTCCGGTTTATTAATGGATGATGAAGAATGGCGCTACACTTGCACGATTTGCGGTGGAAGCGGAGAACTCATCGCCGGAAAACCAATTGAGCAAGACGGTAATTTTGAAGTAGACGAAATGAATCGAACACTGGAATAGTCATTAGAAAAAGGCACTCCATCTGGGGTGTCTTTTTCTTGTGGTATTGAAGAAAAGGGGACACAATTTAAAAAAATTCCCTTTTTAAAATTCCCCCTATTTTATACGATATAATAAAGAAACAAAAAGGGAGAACAAACATGATATTGAATAAAGATTGCGTCCTATGTAACATAAACCAAGACCCAGAACAGCAAATCCTATTAGAAAATGACCATTGTCTTTATATTCAAAAGCTTTCTGAACAAGAAGTTCTTGAAGGAAGCGGTCTCATTATTCCTAAAAATCACGTTGAGACAGCTTTTGATTTATCTTCAAAAGAGTGGTCAGCTACGAAGGAATTAATGGATCAGGCGAAAACTATGC is a window encoding:
- the dapF gene encoding diaminopimelate epimerase, whose product is MRIELLKCHGSNNDFVLIDDLQHTYQFSEEERVSIAKNLCDREGLIGGDGILFVEQSAVADARMRMFNPDGSEAEMCGNGLRCVARYASEKFNKTQLVIETKEANLTVEQKGDIFENIPSFEVAIEPVSLKPASLPLKTDEKEHIDQKIPALSEDLRFSVVSVPNPHLIAMVDQVDDEQLSTIGKEANRNKTLLPNGVNVSFVQNLGDQKVFVRTYERGVGLTNACGTAMSASSLNTVLLNYNQPDEEIFVFNRGGFVICVVHVEDGEYRIKLRGNATYEYKTTISLTGNIVEELTERETFETEAKAYEALQEYASKEIELHQ
- a CDS encoding DUF3892 domain-containing protein is translated as MAEQVVAVRKNGDGDIVELKLSSGQVVDYKQAQQMAKNKEIEHVNVFIGKDHEEHLRSDADGDPTNNLDQLPTF
- the ytzI gene encoding YtzI protein, producing the protein MFTILMVCLIIMVAVLGLTIATINKGYAYEHKVDPLPQESPVDYNETDHDDKKAE
- a CDS encoding HIT family protein; its protein translation is MILNKDCVLCNINQDPEQQILLENDHCLYIQKLSEQEVLEGSGLIIPKNHVETAFDLSSKEWSATKELMDQAKTMLDETYAPDGYSVGWNVYPIGGQHIPHAHLHIIPRFKDEPYAGRGIRYWMKQKENKRT
- a CDS encoding ribonuclease H-like YkuK family protein; this translates as MIDASFYNQSRQHMGIEDVVEHMKAFIEKDPTATYRLSIGTDSHVHQRYTRFITAIHIHRVGKGAWGCIRNHTIERQVTSLKEKISTETMLSQEVAFPFISLYLEQLAEIILPYEDEGGNLQFEIHLDIGKQGLTKHLIQDMTNRIDAMGVEVKIKPDSYAASSYAHRYTK
- a CDS encoding aconitate hydratase; the encoded protein is MALNVTQKLIQDHLLSGELTPGEEIGLKIDQTLTQDATGTMVMLELEAMGLDYAKTEASAQYVDHNLIQEDSKNPDDHLFLESAAQRFGLYFSRPGNGVSHPVHMQRLAKPGQTLLGSDSHTCANGCMGMLAMGAGGIDVAMAIAGEPFYVKMPEVWGIYVKGELPDWVSAKDVILELLRRHDVKGGVGKVLEYYGPGLKNLSAMDRHVIANMGAELGATGTVFPSDEEVKRYLKSQGREEDWKEIVADDGAKYDLHEEIDLSELEPMIAKPSSPGNVVPVREVAGEPIYQSYIGSSANPGYRDFAVAAEIVKGKQVAHGVSFDINPTSRQMLTDLVKNNHMASLLPAGARLHQAGCNGCIGMGQAPATGRNSLRTTPRNFPGRSGTKEDSVFLCGPETAAASALTGKITDPRDLEMEFPDISAPDNPTIDMTLLDKPKLPEEAKEIELQKGPNIASIPEMDELPDEMELPILLKMGDNISTDEILAGGARVLPYRSNLPEISKFTFEIVDDTYYDRAMEIKDQGGHAVVGGYNYGQGSSREHAALAPRYLGLRVAIVQDFARIHWQNLVNFGVLPLTFSTSEEAEKLEQGDVLQFSGLREAIQNGQEIKAKVKDKNEEINLRHTLSVRQVDMMLKGGLINWVRDREK
- a CDS encoding S9 family peptidase, whose amino-acid sequence is MTKFKTFLALYMCMIFLIGCNSSNDHSEDSSPSEEINKKEISGTWSGAIEVPNQTLNILVAFQKDDSWEVTLSIPVQNVQNYPFSTVNINDSKVYLSTTIGGQEISFNGERKKEKIEGTFTQAGQSFSFYLTKGGQSNEEKEKGDFLTLETSAGKLYGELELPNEKGQHPVVLIIPGSGPTDRNGNSAGAPGENNSLKMLAEELAKQGMASVRYDKRGVGKNTEAIISESKLRFDRFVMDAEKWIEKLKTDERFSNVGVIGHSQGSLVGMMAAQNQKIDAFVSLAGAGNSIDKVLKEQLSSLPDSLKKEAQSILNQLKQGETVKEVPSQLQSLFRESVQPFLVSWIKHDPTEEIKQLNAPTLIVNGKNDIQVSVKEAEMLHNAKTESQLLIIDGMNHVLKDAPENREENAKTYTNPDLPLADSLVDGIMSFFKKVGFVESR
- a CDS encoding alpha/beta fold hydrolase, whose amino-acid sequence is MEVHIDKKHLNVNVKRIGKGEAIIFLQGVRGSELRKFLPYDEALSQDFELIFYEHTEHLTSQNITAKEPSLKDEVEILNELCIKLGLERVHLFGESWGTILALLYAIYYPQQVHKIFLTGAIGASHESFALFESEMQERANHDDIQKFLELAEHLSQGEDTVDSIFHMLDPYYVYSSQVTEHTSLPMNEIVNNEVGASLREKFDIRDELNQLDEIPVFVAQGTHDIISPEGIQSHLLDYLPQATLVEIEEAGHWTIVDQPKKILGLAKTFFSENQAH
- a CDS encoding Hsp20/alpha crystallin family protein; amino-acid sequence: MASENEKLNKNLEGPRQLFNDLFQLNPNKSLLDTMDQFFNNAFQGGFPVEEVDSKSHYSVKANLPGVSKEDIDVELMENRLHIMVDRGDIEQNFDEGVFGKRQTYMERVITLPSNLIFRNMKATHQDGVLNISFPKKRGKRIDIE
- a CDS encoding DsbA family protein, whose amino-acid sequence is MANTKQKGSINWIFWMIGIIAIGVIIIVVLDQNMSSSDKEVAIDYENQPYIGDEDAPVKMVEFGDYRCPHCKNFQQSAFPEIKKQLVDSGDVKFYFVNYAFLNKDSDRGAKFAETVFQKLGNDVFWDFHDHLFESMPDDMKKSNVYTTKFLKTTLQDVVDDQEKVQTVVDAYENGAGEDALEKDMEIARNLGVTGTPTVAVDGEVIKLESFQDLKDAVEEAKNN